One genomic window of Halogeometricum sp. S3BR5-2 includes the following:
- a CDS encoding cryptochrome/photolyase family protein has translation MQLHWHRRDLRASDNRGLATAAEAAEGEGGVVPVFVFDDGVLAHAGAARVRFMLDALARLRERYRERGSDLVVARGDPAEEIPRLAAEYDAERVVWNQDYSGLARTRDAAVRRALDDASVARESVHDAIHHEPGSITTNAGDPYSVYTYFWKKWRDREKADPYPAPEADSLADVTGGDLPDIGDLGFEQPTADVPEAGTEAARERLSSFCEDAIYRYDEDRDYPERDATSRLSTDLKWGTIGIREVYEATEEAAESADGEEADSVEEFQSQLAWREFYAHVLYFNPEVVTENYKSYENGIEWREDEEGLTAWKAGETGYPIVDAGMRQLREEAYMHNRMRMLVASFLTKDLLLDWREGYAHFREYLADHDTANDNGGWQWAASTGTDAQPYFRVFNPTTQGERYDPDATYIKEYVPELRDASAEEIHSWNELSPTERESAAPDYYDPIVDHAERREMAISMFEDARGDDEDD, from the coding sequence ATGCAACTCCACTGGCACCGCCGCGACCTGCGCGCGTCGGACAACCGGGGACTCGCGACGGCGGCGGAGGCGGCCGAGGGTGAGGGTGGGGTCGTCCCCGTCTTCGTGTTCGACGACGGCGTGCTGGCGCACGCCGGCGCCGCGCGGGTTCGGTTCATGCTCGACGCCCTCGCTCGGTTGCGGGAGCGGTACCGCGAACGCGGCTCCGACCTCGTCGTCGCCCGCGGCGACCCGGCCGAGGAGATTCCGCGCCTCGCGGCCGAGTACGACGCCGAACGCGTCGTCTGGAATCAGGATTACTCGGGGCTCGCGCGGACCCGCGACGCGGCGGTGCGGCGGGCGTTGGACGACGCGAGCGTCGCCCGCGAGTCCGTCCACGACGCGATTCACCACGAACCGGGGTCGATAACGACGAACGCGGGCGACCCGTACTCGGTGTACACCTACTTCTGGAAGAAGTGGCGCGACCGGGAGAAAGCCGACCCTTACCCGGCACCGGAGGCCGACTCGCTGGCCGACGTGACCGGCGGCGACCTGCCCGATATCGGAGACTTAGGCTTCGAGCAACCGACCGCCGACGTGCCCGAGGCGGGGACCGAAGCGGCCCGCGAGCGCCTCTCGTCGTTCTGCGAGGACGCCATCTACCGCTACGACGAGGACCGCGACTACCCCGAACGCGACGCCACCTCGCGGCTCTCGACAGACCTGAAGTGGGGCACTATCGGGATTCGAGAGGTGTACGAGGCGACCGAGGAAGCCGCCGAGAGCGCCGACGGCGAGGAGGCCGACTCGGTCGAGGAGTTCCAATCGCAGTTGGCGTGGCGGGAGTTCTACGCGCACGTCCTCTACTTCAACCCCGAGGTGGTGACGGAGAACTACAAATCGTACGAGAACGGAATCGAGTGGCGCGAGGACGAGGAGGGCCTCACCGCTTGGAAAGCGGGCGAGACGGGCTACCCCATCGTCGACGCCGGGATGCGGCAGTTGCGCGAGGAGGCGTACATGCACAACCGGATGCGGATGCTCGTCGCCTCGTTCCTGACGAAGGACCTCCTCCTCGACTGGCGCGAGGGCTACGCGCACTTCCGGGAGTACCTGGCGGACCACGACACCGCCAACGACAACGGCGGGTGGCAGTGGGCCGCCTCCACCGGCACCGACGCCCAGCCCTACTTCCGCGTGTTCAACCCGACGACGCAGGGCGAGCGGTACGACCCCGACGCGACGTACATCAAGGAGTACGTGCCCGAACTCCGCGACGCCTCCGCCGAGGAGATTCACAGTTGGAACGAGCTGTCGCCGACCGAACGCGAGTCGGCCGCTCCGGATTACTACGACCCCATCGTGGACCACGCCGAGCGCCGCGAGATGGCCATCTCGATGTTCGAGGACGCCCGCGGCGACGACGAGGACGACTGA
- a CDS encoding DJ-1/PfpI family protein has protein sequence MHVDILLYDGFDELDAVGPYEVFQTAGAFGADCAARLVTLESTDSVTASHGLRVGVDGTLGNGDALETGPDVLLVPGGGWSDASKPGAGMEAERGEIPEAVAAHADRGGVVAGVCTGGMLLARAGVLDGRRAVTHASALDDLRATDAVVTEARFVDDGDVLTAGGVTSGLDLALHLVERECGVDAADRVAREIEYERRSDPAGK, from the coding sequence ATGCACGTCGACATCCTCCTCTACGACGGCTTCGACGAACTCGACGCCGTCGGTCCTTACGAGGTGTTTCAGACGGCGGGCGCGTTCGGCGCCGACTGCGCGGCGCGGTTGGTTACGCTCGAATCGACCGACTCCGTGACGGCGAGTCACGGCCTCCGCGTCGGCGTCGACGGAACGCTCGGCAACGGGGACGCCCTCGAAACCGGCCCGGACGTCCTCCTCGTCCCCGGTGGCGGGTGGTCGGACGCCTCGAAACCCGGCGCGGGGATGGAGGCCGAGCGAGGGGAAATCCCCGAGGCCGTCGCCGCGCACGCCGACCGCGGGGGCGTCGTGGCGGGCGTCTGCACCGGCGGGATGCTTCTCGCCCGCGCGGGCGTCCTCGACGGCCGACGGGCCGTGACCCACGCGAGCGCACTCGACGACCTGCGGGCGACGGACGCCGTCGTCACCGAGGCGCGGTTCGTCGACGACGGCGACGTGCTCACGGCCGGCGGCGTCACCTCGGGGTTGGACCTCGCGCTCCACCTCGTCGAACGCGAGTGCGGCGTCGACGCCGCGGACCGGGTGGCCCGCGAGATAGAGTACGAACGGCGGAGCGACCCGGCGGGAAAGTAG
- the sod gene encoding superoxide dismutase: MSYELDPLPYDYDALEPHLSEQVLTWHHDTHHQGYVNGWNSAEETLESNREEGDFSSSGGALRNVTHNGSGHILHDLFWQNMSPEGGEEPSGDLADRIEEDFGSYDAWKGEFEAAAKDASGWALLVYDSFSNQLRNVVVDKHDQGALWGSHPILALDVWEHSYYHDYGPARGDFIDAFFEVVDWEEPSSRYGEAVQLFE, encoded by the coding sequence ATGAGCTACGAACTCGATCCCTTACCGTACGACTACGACGCGCTGGAACCGCACCTCTCCGAGCAGGTGCTCACGTGGCATCACGACACCCACCATCAGGGCTACGTGAACGGCTGGAACAGCGCCGAGGAGACGCTGGAGTCCAACCGCGAGGAGGGCGACTTCTCCTCGTCGGGCGGCGCGCTTCGTAACGTCACCCACAACGGCTCGGGCCACATCCTCCACGACCTGTTCTGGCAGAACATGTCGCCGGAAGGCGGCGAGGAGCCCTCGGGTGACCTCGCCGACCGCATCGAGGAGGACTTCGGCTCCTACGACGCCTGGAAGGGCGAGTTCGAGGCCGCCGCGAAGGACGCCAGCGGTTGGGCGCTCCTCGTCTACGATTCGTTCTCGAACCAGCTACGGAACGTCGTCGTCGACAAACACGACCAGGGCGCACTCTGGGGTTCCCACCCCATCCTCGCGCTGGACGTCTGGGAACACTCCTACTACCACGACTACGGCCCGGCACGTGGCGACTTCATCGACGCGTTCTTCGAGGTCGTCGACTGGGAGGAGCCCAGTTCCCGCTACGGCGAAGCCGTTCAGCTCTTCGAGTAA
- a CDS encoding DUF5827 family protein, with protein MPKRKDEFDTLYPYQLYEPEEILEEDLMYTVPEISRVLQGLDPETELDAETEERIVVWTVPWLMAHADELVINDPEGDEPGYFGLQSQSRPADEIPEDADE; from the coding sequence ATGCCCAAACGCAAAGACGAGTTCGACACGCTGTACCCCTACCAACTGTACGAACCCGAGGAGATACTGGAGGAGGACCTGATGTACACGGTCCCCGAGATATCGCGCGTCCTGCAGGGACTCGACCCGGAGACGGAACTCGACGCCGAGACGGAGGAGCGAATCGTCGTCTGGACGGTGCCGTGGCTGATGGCGCACGCCGACGAGTTGGTCATCAACGACCCCGAGGGCGACGAACCGGGCTACTTCGGTCTGCAGTCGCAGTCGCGCCCCGCCGACGAGATTCCCGAGGACGCCGACGAGTAA
- a CDS encoding MBL fold metallo-hydrolase, whose product MITNLAQGVQAFTSNVFLVTGDTTAVVDPGANFDVVPRIEERVDELDRVYLTHTHPDHVGNVDAVREAFDVETWGFDAGRPEVDNAIADGEAVPIGDDSYEALHTPGHKNDHLCFYSRAAGVLFAGDLVFANGGFGRTDLEEGDRPTLVESLDRLREAVEDDFSEMHVGHGPSVTRRPFDDVEAAGRAARMG is encoded by the coding sequence GTGATAACCAACCTCGCGCAGGGCGTGCAGGCGTTCACCAGCAACGTCTTCCTCGTCACCGGCGACACCACCGCCGTCGTCGACCCCGGAGCGAACTTCGACGTCGTCCCTCGAATCGAAGAGCGCGTCGACGAACTCGACCGTGTGTACCTCACGCACACGCATCCGGACCACGTCGGGAACGTCGACGCCGTTCGCGAGGCATTCGACGTAGAGACGTGGGGGTTCGACGCCGGCCGCCCGGAGGTCGACAACGCGATAGCCGACGGCGAGGCGGTCCCCATCGGTGACGACTCCTACGAGGCGCTCCACACCCCCGGACACAAGAACGACCACCTCTGTTTCTACTCGCGCGCGGCGGGCGTCCTGTTCGCGGGCGACTTGGTGTTCGCCAACGGCGGGTTCGGTCGGACGGACTTAGAGGAGGGCGACCGGCCGACGCTCGTCGAGAGCCTCGACAGACTCCGCGAGGCGGTCGAGGACGATTTCTCCGAGATGCACGTCGGCCACGGCCCGAGCGTCACGCGGCGGCCGTTCGACGACGTCGAGGCGGCCGGGCGCGCCGCCCGGATGGGATAG
- the thyA gene encoding thymidylate synthase — translation MRQYLDLVSDVLSGGRHKPNRTGVDTISSFSRHYEVDLREGFPLLTTKDLSGFRWNSLLHEFVWYLSGDEHIRTLREETSIWDAWADEEGRLDTAYGRFWRRFPVPESGLPGEAWPEDTHRWMNDEGTFDQIQYVLDTLRENPNSRRMVVNAWHPANAAVSTLPPCHYSFVFNVQGDELNLHLTQRSGDIALGVPFNVAAYALLAHAVAQRTGFEVGKFAHTVVDAHVYCGTGDRGAWYGEHLSDLQERLAGVGSREEYLDVRDWVVEAAPDEPEGEEDYDHVPGLLTQCAREPGSKPTIEVADKPLDELAREDVELRDYDPDEGIRFAVAE, via the coding sequence ATGCGCCAGTATCTCGACTTAGTCTCGGACGTGCTGTCCGGCGGCCGCCACAAACCGAACCGAACCGGCGTCGACACGATTTCGTCGTTCAGCCGCCACTACGAGGTGGATCTGCGGGAGGGTTTCCCGCTCCTCACGACGAAGGATCTCTCCGGGTTCCGCTGGAACTCGCTGCTCCACGAGTTCGTCTGGTATTTATCGGGAGATGAACACATCAGGACGCTGCGCGAGGAGACGAGTATCTGGGACGCCTGGGCCGACGAGGAAGGCCGCCTCGACACGGCGTACGGCCGCTTCTGGCGGCGATTTCCCGTCCCCGAGTCGGGACTGCCGGGCGAGGCGTGGCCCGAGGACACCCACCGCTGGATGAACGACGAGGGGACCTTCGACCAGATTCAGTACGTCCTCGACACCCTCCGAGAGAACCCGAACTCCCGGCGCATGGTCGTCAACGCCTGGCACCCCGCCAACGCCGCCGTCTCCACCCTGCCGCCGTGTCACTACTCGTTCGTGTTCAACGTGCAGGGCGACGAACTGAACCTCCACCTCACCCAGCGGTCGGGGGACATCGCGCTCGGCGTCCCGTTCAACGTCGCGGCGTACGCCCTCCTCGCCCACGCCGTCGCCCAGCGGACGGGCTTCGAGGTGGGGAAGTTCGCCCACACCGTCGTCGACGCGCACGTCTACTGCGGGACGGGCGACCGCGGCGCGTGGTACGGCGAGCACCTCTCGGACCTGCAGGAGCGGCTTGCGGGCGTCGGGTCGCGAGAGGAGTACCTCGACGTGCGCGACTGGGTGGTCGAGGCGGCGCCCGACGAACCCGAGGGCGAGGAAGACTACGACCACGTTCCCGGCCTCCTGACCCAGTGCGCCCGCGAGCCGGGTTCCAAACCGACTATCGAGGTGGCCGACAAACCCCTCGACGAACTCGCCCGAGAGGACGTCGAACTGCGCGACTACGACCCCGACGAGGGTATCCGCTTCGCGGTGGCCGAGTGA
- a CDS encoding dihydrofolate reductase produces MRGNVEFVLVAAVAENGVIGRDGGMPWHLPEDMAHFKRTTTGHPVVVGRKTYESVVEAIGGPFPDRTSVVLSSRDLDLPEGAVLAQSFGEAVETAEDAAAEMGVSTVYVAGGARVYEQFLPRASRLILTEIPESYEGDTAFPPRDESAWREVERDERESFDFVTYERVWE; encoded by the coding sequence ATGCGCGGGAACGTCGAGTTCGTCCTCGTCGCCGCCGTCGCGGAGAACGGCGTCATCGGGCGTGACGGCGGGATGCCGTGGCATCTCCCCGAAGACATGGCGCACTTCAAGCGGACGACGACGGGTCACCCCGTCGTCGTGGGTCGGAAGACCTACGAGAGCGTCGTCGAGGCCATCGGCGGCCCGTTCCCCGACCGGACGAGCGTCGTGCTCTCTTCGCGTGACCTCGACCTGCCCGAGGGCGCGGTGCTCGCGCAGTCGTTCGGGGAGGCGGTCGAGACGGCCGAAGACGCCGCCGCGGAGATGGGCGTCTCCACCGTCTACGTCGCAGGCGGCGCGCGCGTCTACGAGCAGTTCCTTCCGCGGGCGAGTCGACTGATCCTGACCGAGATTCCCGAGTCCTACGAGGGCGACACCGCGTTCCCCCCGCGCGACGAATCGGCGTGGCGGGAGGTCGAACGGGACGAACGCGAGTCGTTCGACTTCGTGACGTACGAACGAGTCTGGGAGTAG
- a CDS encoding HVO_2922 family protein, with the protein MTATFELYEDREGKYRWRLVHRNGNILADSGEGYATRQKAKQGIRSVKENAPDAPVETV; encoded by the coding sequence GTGACCGCCACCTTCGAACTCTACGAGGACCGGGAGGGGAAGTATCGCTGGCGACTCGTCCACCGCAACGGGAACATCCTCGCCGACAGCGGCGAGGGGTACGCCACGAGACAGAAAGCCAAACAGGGGATTCGGAGCGTGAAGGAGAACGCCCCCGACGCGCCGGTCGAGACGGTCTGA
- the psmA gene encoding archaeal proteasome endopeptidase complex subunit alpha, with amino-acid sequence MNRNDQQAYDRGTSLFSPDGRIYQVEYAREAVKRGAPSLGIRTADGVVLAAQRRTSSSLMEAESIEKIHKLDSYLGAATAGHVADARQLVDDARQEAQVNHLRYGEPIRVETLTTSLSDMIQETTQRGGTRPFGASLLIGGMDGEGEDAQPRLFQTDPSGAPQEWKAVAIGAKRNDIQEFLEEEWTEELSLSDGVDLAVRALLVTDDELESPDVSAVTLSSEGYRDVDEDEIDEVLSEHVPGKDDSDEAQ; translated from the coding sequence ATGAATCGGAACGATCAGCAGGCGTACGACCGAGGTACGTCGCTGTTCTCCCCCGACGGCCGTATCTATCAGGTCGAGTACGCCCGCGAGGCGGTCAAACGAGGCGCGCCGAGCCTCGGCATCCGGACCGCCGACGGCGTCGTTCTCGCCGCGCAGCGCCGGACGAGTTCGTCGCTCATGGAGGCCGAGAGCATCGAGAAGATACACAAACTGGACAGCTACCTCGGCGCCGCCACGGCGGGACACGTCGCCGACGCCCGGCAACTCGTCGACGACGCCCGACAGGAGGCGCAGGTGAACCACCTCCGCTACGGCGAGCCCATCCGCGTAGAGACGCTGACGACGTCGCTCTCCGACATGATTCAGGAGACGACCCAGCGCGGCGGCACCCGCCCGTTCGGCGCCTCCCTGCTCATCGGCGGGATGGACGGCGAGGGCGAGGACGCCCAACCGCGTCTGTTCCAGACGGACCCCTCCGGGGCGCCGCAGGAGTGGAAGGCCGTCGCCATCGGCGCGAAGCGCAACGACATCCAAGAGTTCCTCGAAGAGGAGTGGACGGAGGAACTGTCGCTGTCCGACGGCGTCGACCTCGCCGTTCGCGCCCTCCTCGTCACCGACGACGAACTCGAATCGCCGGACGTGAGCGCCGTCACGCTCTCCTCGGAGGGGTACCGCGACGTCGACGAGGACGAGATAGACGAAGTGCTCTCCGAACACGTCCCCGGCAAGGACGACTCCGACGAAGCCCAGTAG
- a CDS encoding MOSC domain-containing protein: protein MTNDRTEPTSGTRLDPDDPDDAPTAVVRRLTTFPVKSLDGCDRDSVGVVRNGGLGGDREFALFDSAGEYVNGKRERSIHRVRTEFDPETRTLAVILPDRETERFDIDDDAGRERLTDLLSEHVGYEVSLRRNRDGGFPDDAEASGPTVISTATLREVASWFDGISTEEMRRRLRANVELGASEADAAELPPFWEDRLFDRRGRVVDFRIGDVEFAGVNPCQRCVVPSRDPDTGAEYDGFRETFVRRRRETMPAWSESDWFDHHFRLMVNTRVAEFSWGETLAVGDEVRLGESRPAGE from the coding sequence ATGACGAACGACCGGACCGAACCGACGTCGGGAACCCGCCTCGACCCGGACGACCCGGACGACGCTCCGACGGCCGTCGTCCGGCGCCTCACGACGTTTCCGGTGAAATCGCTCGACGGGTGCGACCGCGACTCCGTCGGCGTGGTCCGAAACGGCGGCCTCGGCGGCGACCGGGAGTTCGCGCTGTTCGATTCTGCGGGCGAGTACGTCAACGGCAAGCGGGAGCGCTCGATACACCGCGTCCGAACCGAGTTCGACCCCGAGACGCGGACGCTGGCGGTGATTCTTCCCGACCGAGAGACCGAACGGTTCGACATCGACGACGACGCCGGCAGGGAGCGACTGACCGACTTGCTCTCGGAGCACGTCGGTTACGAGGTGTCGCTCCGGCGGAACCGCGACGGCGGCTTTCCGGACGACGCCGAGGCGTCGGGGCCGACGGTCATCAGCACCGCGACGCTCCGCGAAGTCGCCTCGTGGTTCGACGGTATCAGCACGGAGGAGATGCGCCGCCGCCTACGTGCGAACGTCGAACTCGGGGCGAGCGAGGCCGACGCGGCGGAACTCCCGCCGTTCTGGGAGGACCGCCTGTTCGACCGACGTGGCCGCGTCGTCGACTTCCGAATCGGCGACGTCGAGTTCGCGGGCGTCAACCCCTGTCAGCGCTGCGTCGTCCCCTCCCGCGACCCCGACACGGGCGCGGAGTACGACGGCTTCCGCGAGACGTTCGTCCGGCGCCGGCGGGAGACGATGCCCGCGTGGTCGGAGAGCGACTGGTTCGACCACCACTTCCGCCTCATGGTGAACACCCGAGTGGCCGAGTTCTCGTGGGGCGAGACGCTCGCCGTGGGCGACGAGGTCCGCCTCGGGGAGTCGCGGCCGGCGGGCGAGTGA